acatttaaaatctttataatttaaaatatattatttatgacattatattattattttatataatataacaatttCTCGATCCATCAGTTGAACCAGTTTTTCAAACTAAACTAGTTTGATCACTATCCAATTATGAAAACATTGGTCAGAAATGTACAGATGGCCACATGAGAAGACAAAGACAAGTCAATTATATTGAGGGCAAATTCCCTATCTATAACCaaatataagaaattatatataaataataatttagacTTGCTCaccctaattttttttattcccaTTGCACTTTCAATGGGAGGTAAGGGGAGGTCTCACTAATATTTAAGACCCTTTCAATAATATAGCCAAATAACATTAATTATCATAATCAAAACTCTCTAAAATACCAAACATCAAAATCCAATTGCCAAACCTCACAATAAATACAAATACAATTAAGGTGTCACACACTTACATACATTCATGCTTGAAAACAACGATGCACCATTCCATCCAAAAGAAAGACAAAAAGAAGATAAAACCACCTCAAGAACTCCCCCACACTTGCCCATATTATATCGAACTAGAAGACAAGCCAACCCCATGATGAAAATTAAAGCATCCAAAGGTAACCgcaaaaaaaaacaagaaaaaagaaaaatgggaaattatatttttggctATGTGATTTGTAcgttttttaatttatgatcaAATTATCAGTCAATTCAAAAGTTTTAATCCACTTGCttgtacatattttttttttcaattttagtcattttcatCGAATTACTGATGTGAcaaatcaatatttttcaatgtcatTGTCATGTCAGTACTAAGATGAAAATGGtttaaaatcgaaaaaaaaaaacaatttagtGGAATAAGACCGTAAATTGACCGATAATATAACCAAAAACGAAAAACATACCAGAAACAAAACCAAAAAACCCTTATTTTTCCATAAAGAAAACCCAAATATCGGCACCAATAATATTTAAGGTTGTGTTTTTTTTGAAGGTTTGTGAATACGAAGCCATTGGACAAAGTTTTGTAGCGTAGCAGTATCTGCCCGGTAGTGGTTCTGAGTGAAGTCTCTCAAATCCGACCATGTGAAATCTGGGTACTTGCTTGTCTCTTCTCTGCGCATAAGATCCTCAGGGGGCCTCACCTTTTTGTCCTCTTTAGGGTTCACAAAGAATACAAGCGATCTTCTTGTTTTATCCTTGTTCACCACTGCCCTGTGAAGGCAACTCTTGTATCTCCCATTCGATAAAGCCTGCATATATGTACAAAAATGGGATGTTAATTTTAATTGGTCgatatttgtatttttgttgactTTATATATTAGCAAACTCTTTTGTATTTTGTCTTGCAGATATGGGTATACTCcgtggtatattgatattgtacagACCAGATTTTTGCAGTATATGTGCTGCACAGTTTATATTCTAAATTAGCCAATTATTCCACAGGAATTCAAGAATAACTTTATATCTTTTCATTTTGTTTCTTGACCAATTGTTTAGTAGAATTTTCGAGAACACTATATCTTTTCAAAAAACCATTTATTTAACAGAATTTTCAAGAACCCTTtatatcttttaaatttttgctacgacttcaaatttttttacttAAATTCTCCTGCTAAATGGgctttatatatatgtgtgtgtgtgtatgtatagatatatatatatacacacatatatatatgcataaGACTTTTCAAACAGGCAAAAAGACAAAAAACCTGACTGATTTATGATAAACTGGCCACCGTTTTAGCACTTGGGAATGGAGATTGAAAGAACTGATCATAAGCGCGCGTGTCACTAAaagcacttgatatatatatttttgtgtaataaaatttataatatgaAAAAGTACAGATGTAATATATTCATCTGTATGTAATTTATGTTGTCCTTTGATTGATTAAACATTTCTCATTGTACTCACAAATGTGACGAACCACTTGTCGTATCTTTGTTTTTCCTATCGAACTCATTACACTAATATAAGTTACCACATTAAATGCATGCAAAAGTATTATGTTTCTCCAAAAGAGGTGAAGGAGAGCCTATCATTTCTTGAGTACTCATGCGCACATGCAAGCATACACAACACACAATACAGCCACATGACATCACACAATAAGGTAATATGTATACATTCTTACCACAAATGTGTCACCAATGTTGACAACAAAGGCATCGGGACGAGGACGAATGGCTCGCCATTTGTTGTCCGAATAGATTTCGAGCCCTCCAACTTGATCTTGGTGAAGTATGGTTAAGGAATTGGGATCAAAATGAGGTCCGGTGCCAAAAGTGAGGCCAGCTTTCTTGCAAGGTGGATAGTTATTTCCTCTCATGATCGAGACACCGTCTTCGAAAAACCGGCGAAAATGGAACCGATCAACTCCCAAGCTAATTGCCAAGAGTTCGAAAATGACGAGGGACAAGTTTTTCATCGCTTCACAGTACTCTTGATAAACAATCCTAAATAAGAGGAAAAAATAGAACTACTCTAAGAATTTAAGCAATATTGGAAATGACCATGCAGAAAAAATTGCACATGTAACTAGATTTAAGGTATACAtacatatttatgtttatgtgtgTGATGAAAATTGAATCTCACCCGGCATCTTCGAATTCTTCCCCCATGACAGATTTGATGTAGTCAACCACATCAAGTCCTTgatcatgttcatgttcataagTGAAGGAGAATGTCTCCTTCCAGGGCAATTTGGACGAAAAACGATCGGCGTGAGCACCAGAATACCCGCAAAGATCGCCTGGTTTTCTTTTCTGAGCAAGCTTCTTGCTCAAAGGGAGCTTGAAGAAGGCATCCATATGCTCGTAAGCGGTACGGATTGCACTTGCACCTACACCGTGATTGATAACTTGAAAGAAGCCATGGTTTAAACAAGCAACTCTTACTTGTTTTGCAGCAAGACTAATTGCTTCCAAATCACCATTGAAGAAGCCCTTCAAATCTATAGGGTGCTCATTAAGCTCATCTTGTGAAACATAGGCTAAGTCCTCGTGTGGCCAAAGGAATTGTGCGGGAaagttttcttgtttttctataatGGATGTGTCAAAAATCAGAACCCCTTTTTTCTCTCTGTTGGCTTTGTGGCTTGATGAGGGATGAAGATTGAGAGTTGAAGCACTTGAATCCATTTGGATTTGGTGTGTATTCTGAGGGATTTGACAATGTGAGAAAGACAATTTTTATAGAGGAATAAAGATAATGATATGTGGGTTTGAGAGGTAGTAatatttccatttttttttactCACCATTACATGAAAAACTATTAGTTACATTATACATGCATATATATCtctatgatatatatatagacggtctcacgggtcgtattttgtgagacgagtctcttatttaggtcatcctgaaaaagtattattttttatgtaaatagtattaatttttattgtgaatatcggtaggactgatccgtctcacatataaagattggtgagaccgtctcacaagagacatactcaattttgatatattaGACACCTATAGACGCCGAGAGATGTTCGCGCGAACATCCTGGAGGCGTCCAACATATCATAACTGAGGCATACATATCATGTTGAGTGGGAACAAGTCTAGAAATTTCTATTTAGCAAGAAGATATTATTGAAAATGGGAAAATAGTTAATTATTGTTTTCGAAGGAAAATATAGTTAATTATTGAAGAAATATACTTGACTAGTTAAATTAATCCAAAGAATTTCCCTCAATTGTCTAGATTTCACTATACTAATTTGCCTGCTTTATATATTTACTAGCAAATTATATACAAATACTTGATATAAAACATGATTAAGTATATTTtaatcataacataattaacTTGTAGTTAATAATTTATAGTCAATTTtagttattattttatattttcgtcTTCTAACGGTTAAAATTGGATCTTAATCATGTAATTATGTTTCTTTTATTCGTTGAAGTAGTGACATGGTGCTGGACAAGTCAACAATTTTCCAATGTCACATCATGTTCCAGCGGTTCAACAGAATAGGACcaaaaaccaaaaataaaattacgaGACTAATATCCAAATTTGACAAGTTAAAATACGAAAATAGAAAACTTAACAATTTAAAGAACGAATTGACAATTTTTCCTTACCCATCATCttaaaactcaatatttttttttatttagatcTGCACATATATCTTATATAAGATCAAAATAaggaaaaacaaaaataattaacataACATATAACAAAAAGTTAgttgataaaaataataaaatacattAGATTGGAGTCTCAGACTCTCAAGTGGATGGATCATAGTGAAATGTTTGATAAATTTACAAAAGAGAGTTGtgtttcgatttgatatatataattttgatatattacaTATCAACTGTGTCAATCTCTGTGTTCATTAATGAGATGACACATTCACCTCGGGTACAAAGGTTGGTAAGGTTGGTGGACAACAAagaaaaacaatatatatatatatatatatatattaaatgattTCAATTTCGGgagcatttttttttaaaaaaatgaatctgaaattcttttatttaaattcttcCATCCAAAAAGCAAGCAAAGAAATAATTAGAGGAGTTTGTAGGTATTGGGAAAGAAATAAGAATTCAAATATTGGCCATGTGCAGCAAGAAGAATAAATCTTATAATCTTAAAAACAGTAGATAAAAAGATGACATAGAATGCTGATCATCagcaataatatttatttaaatatgaaatattcgaaattttgaaaaataaaatatttgtaccCCACATTATATTAAATCACTTTATTCAATTCACCACGTAGCCAATAATGAACAAACATCGTAAAATTtccaaaactcaataagttATGTTGCGCTTGGatcgatgaatttcaaatctatggatttcaaatttattcaaATGTAGTTTTATTTTTATAGAAGTaaggttaaaattttaaattcatccATTAATCGTTTACATGATATTTCATGTTAATAAGGATGAAGTAAAGAATGTCATTTGAAATTAATTCCACTTTTGTATTACTAATATGTAGATAAGTAAGACGTTGATccaagatttaatttattatttcactgtaaaaaataaaaattatcgaatctatgaatttcaaattcatattcCCGTCATAGTTAGAAATCACCAtaagaactttaattaaataattttttttcctttcaaaGTGCATTGAAAGAATTTCGATTACAGTTTTACTGTTAACGATGAAACAGTAGATAATATCTTAAATTCAGATCTTACTTATGTACACAAAGTAGTATGGATTTCAATACTTACATTATTGGACGAACTTGAAATTCATATTAAATAACATGAAACACTATATAAACATGTAAGAGTAATTTTGAAGTTTATAATCTCGCTTTTCTAAAACTACAAAAACACATttgaatatatttgaaatcaatAGAAAAATACTTTATTATCCAACAACTTTTGACTTTTCCTACTAATCGTAAAGGAATTGCAAGGACTAATTTGTAACTTCAGTAAAAATTTgggtttttctttttatttttatgtgctattaattttaaaaatgggAACAAACGTGACGAATGAGGCCTCGTTATCCCCCTTTGGTCACTTTCTTCATgcaaaacaaatatatttttgcaCAAGTCTCCATCATTGCCTACCCCATTTATTCacaatttcaaataattttgtcAATTATACTATACACACAAATTCGAGAGGTTAAGTAGATATGACCCTTTTGAAATATCTTTTCTAGTTTATAAATTGTTATTAACAATCTTTTTTATTGAAGTGTAATAATTATCTTGCTAGATAAACGATTAAGACATGATAATtaactaatatatgatttaagaTATTTGAGTTGTACCGTTGACATCGCCTCTAGTTTTTGGAAAAACGACAATAGCTTgattctgtcacgccccgaaactcgggattgacaccggcgtcatttacaaccacacaattgaaaacaacaagcctttgtaGTACAGTTTAAACTGAAACCAGTCTAAGATTCATAtctcaaattaaataaccaATGTCTTTACAGTGACCAAAATAATTAAGACGATATAgttttaatgcggaaacgtaaatctacttaataataacttaaactgaattccttgagcgttcaccatccccagaactgttcggactcctcatcctcgagttcttcttcgggcttatctgggaagggttgtaaggggggtgagtattttgggaatactcagtaaatgggggaaaatcgagcacaatgaagacaacatgcataaatttcgagAATAAAACTTGACTTGCGTACATACTTCATAAACAGGTATAACATCGACACAGCACTGCGACTCATCTACCTTctacggtttactgacgtcagtccctaatttttactcctctaagggggcgaggccgtatagcggttatgttccccaccgcgtaagggtacgtcgtggttgggattccctcccgtatacagtcgactcctcacagtgctttTGAAATCGTATGACAATTACACGAAAAGAGTAGAAAGAAGATTGTACTcgactatttatttttcttgtaaaaatcgaACACATGTATGCATAAATTCGATGCTAAAGTTTAAAAATAGCCCACTTACTGAATATTTGATGCTAAAAACGTGGATGATTGGCTTAGAAGATAGGTCGCTCCTTGATCCTCACTTCGGCGGCACTTCGGCGCGATTTTCCTTGGACGACTTTGAGTGGATTTCGGCTGAAGAGAGGATGCTGAATTTCGAGAGCCTCAGCAAgggttttcgaatttttttgagTGTGAGAATGAGGGGGAGTGGTGAAGTATTTATAGGTGGAGGGAAGGGCGTTAAATATGGTGCTCAAATCTTGCACAAGATTTAAGCCAATTTTGTGCAAGATTTGAGCACCATATTTAACACCCTTTCCTCCACCTATAAATACTTCACCACTCCCCCTCATTCTCACActcaaaaaaattcgaaaacccTTGCTGAGGCTCTCGAAATTCAGCATCCTCTCCTCAGCCGAAATCCACTCAAAGTCGTCCAGGGAAAATCGCGCCGAAGTGCCGCCGAAGTGAGGATCAAGGAGCGACCTATCTTCTAAGCCAATCATCCACGTTTTTAGCATCAAATATTCAGTAAGTGGGCTATTTTTAAACTTTAGCATCGAATTTATGCATACATGTGTtcgatttttacaagaaaaataaatagtcgAGTACAATCTTCTTTATACTCTTTTCGTGTAATTGTCATACGATTTCAaaagcactgtgaggagtcgactgtatacgggagggaatcccaaccacgacgtacccttacgcggtgggggacataaccgctatacggcctcgcccccttagaggagtaaaaattagggactgacgtcagtaaaccgtagAAGGTAGATGAGTCGCAGTGCTGTGTCGATGTTATACCTGTTTATGAAGTATGTATGCAAGTCATGTTTTATTctcgaaatttatgcatgttgtcttcattgtgctcgattttcccccatttactgagtattcccaaaatactcaccccccttacaatccttcccagataagcccgaagaagaactcgaggatgaggagtccgaacagttctggggatggtgaacgctcaaggaattcagtttaagttattattaagtagatttacgtttccgcattaaaacTATGTCGTCTTAATTATTTTGGTCACTGTAAAGACATtggttatttaatttgagaTATGAATCTTAGACTGGTTTCGGTTTAAAATGTACtacaaaggcttgttgttttcaattgtgtggttgtaaacgacgccggtgtcaatcccgagtttcggggcgtgacatttagttggtatcagagccgacctctcttaggacggtgtggttcggggacaaaccaagcggaagctggtgggcatgtgaggcccggggccgaagagggcggggggtgatcgccggtgcaatgaggttgcacggacaatgagcggctcctggcaggcttctaggtggagggaacatgaatgaaccgatcccacaccggaataagagggattccgagactgttcaatgtaatggactgtactgTTGAAGAGGtcttaaaaagatttgattggtactactcatatcacgaaggtgcatcttcttttcggtagctcatcacataagaactacaaagttaagcgtgcttgacttggggcaattttgggatgggtgaacccctgggaagtttcctagggtgcgtgtgagtgaggacataagcacgctggaaagacccgtcttgatacagtgaggacggtcgtcgaatctggggcgttacatatTCAACCATTAGTATATATCAGTCACGTGTTCGATTATAATTGATTGAAAAACAGTGTATTTATTGGGAGGTGAATGTTGAGCCGTAATAATTGCCACTATGAGGAGAGCAGACTATAGATACATGATGCTAGCTTGAACTGATTTacggtttaaaatataaattaattttcatataatGACAACTTTTAGGaagttaaatatttaaaaatattttagagaaaaattattttacattCAAAAGTATATGACTTGTCGCCGTCGGCAATTGAGGAAAAAAAGGGGGGTGGGGAGAACGTACATCATACGAAGCCACAAGTACAATGAATCTAACACAAAGATATCACGATCCAAGGACCAAATATGCATTAAGAagtaagattttttttatttttattttttcaaaacatGATTTCAGATATTTTAATATTCGATCCGAGGCCGAATAATATTCGAATTTTaacataataatttaaatatatatacatatcttATTCACCAAACGTTTTAAAATCAATTTCATTCTAATGATATTGTGACAAATCATATATGATACAGTTAATTATACATGATCATTATAATTTTCAGAAATCGTTTTATTGAGGGTGGCATCCAATCGGGTTGGTTAGAATTTTAACTTCGGCCTTAAATTCGTGAGATGAGATTATGtatgataaattaatatatataaaaaaaacatgattATTATAACTCTAATCttttaaatttgattcaaatgtgtatataaaataaaatgagtatgtctcttgtgagacggtctcacgaatctttatctatgagacggatcaaccataccgatattcacaataaaaagtaatattcttatcataaaaaataatattttttcataaatgacccaaataagagatctgtctcacaaaaaacgacacatgagatcgtctcatatgAGTTTTTACGAAAACAAATTAAGACAAAATTTAGATGAAACAAAGATATACAATCAACCAATACCTCGTGGTCGCACCAAACGGTGCCAGAAGTACGTCGTCCAACCCGTCGTAGATAGTACAATTTGTAATAAGCGTAGGATAATGTTTAAAAAATCGAAGAGATGATcattatgtttaaaaaaaaaggtCAATAAAACACAAGTTAAATTGCTAAATCCCCCTCCCCCAAGTTTGACCACCCAAACAAATCTCAATTTTATCCCAATCTGATTATTGTTATTTGAAATCTAAGTAAGACATGTGACAAATCAGCAATTATTTCTTGTTGGAATTGTACAATATTAAatgttaatataaaaaaaatatttattttatccttGAATGTAGGTAATTACGGCTTCGCAATTGTTGCCAAATTGCAATAATAATCAATATCAACTGTAGAAATGAGACTTGTTTTATAAGTTGTTTTGATGACCTTATAAGTTTAATTAGTTTCAATTCCGCGCTTAATATTAAACATCATATTCTGTTAACATTGAGTTTTTTTTTAcgacaatattttttttacaataagTTCCGTTAGGTTTAATAATTGTTTCTATTAGAAGAACGAACAAAATGTGATGTATATTTTTGTTGTACGATTTAAAACATTATAATTGTGCTGTTACCATTAGTTAtagattttattaagtggaaaGTACTTGATGTTAACAAATTAAAATGAATAGCAatataattaattgaaaataaatgtatgggataaaagagaatttaaatttaaataaacagtataatatattttttgaaagtaAAAACAATATAATAGACAACACTGAAGTGACAggataatatataatttaaaaatactttTTAATATTTGTAATAAACTTGGTTTTGTTTTATATTACACATAATATTTGGGCcataatataaacaaaataatgtttttcGGTAACGTTTAAAATCTCTAAAATGTTCctctttctttttttatgaACTTATTTCGATTTTTgtatgaaaaattaaattttatgtaaaaatataaaaaatccgaaaatttaaattttatttttaatttccaatttttttaacaagaatatttattaaaaaaaatgggaAGGAGATAAACTGATAAACatacaagaaaaaaattattttaataatttatcaaaTGAAAACTCTCATTTTCAGACAGGACgggtttttgtttttaaaaaacacACTCTCACGAGAAAgagatttttcattttaattaaaaaaaaaatctatttgcTCACACAAGTTTGCCAATGAACAAAGAATCTCAATAAAAAGCATACTGCGCACAAGAACAGCCGCACAAAGAGCCCAAAATTTCATCCTGAAAATCAGTATTTGCACCTAAAGTTATTATATCAACCACAAGTACATAATATATCATACACATCCCGAAATTTCTAACATAAAAGTACCATTTGGATCCAAAATAAGCATTTACACAACTCCATAAGTTATTGAAAATCATGTAGTTTTCGTGAACAATTTAAATGAAGAACATTTCTGATCCATCTCCTCAGGTTGATCATTCGGCTTTTTCGAGTTCTTTTGTTCGGGCTCGACATGTGGTGCATCTGTTGCAATGGTGGTTGTTTCTTCACCCAATGTGCAAGCCTGGTAGAGATTAGAACATGATTCGAATTGTTAAACAAGGAAGCGATTATCGAATTAGGGACGTTGGAGTATGGTATACCTTCAAGGTTGTCGCTTTGGTGAATGGAGAAATGATATCTCTAGAACCAGCATGATATGTTGGGAAATTATACCGAACCGATGCCGACcacgatgataatatagtacTCAAaaattgcggaataaaataaccaacaagaacacaaagatttacgtggttcacccaagataggctacgtccacggagcactgcaacttttataactggaagaaatattacaacaaatgtatacaccaatacactcaatatttctcactcccaaaccccgagtataccgagaaaataatttctctaactcacacaaaaAAATTCTTgcactcaaaaaaaaaatattctcttTTTTCTATGCATTCTCTTTTTATATAAGCTGAAAATCTTTTGATTTTGAGATACAATAACTGAAGGaattgagctctatttataactaATTCCCTCGTTAAATTATATAATCTTTCCGATGTGGGATATGGTTTtatacttattttatttaatatgtgGGCCCCACTCCTTCCCTAACATAGTATACCTTCAAGCTTGGAGCCTAAATGATACATTAGCAGGCTCACCAACAGCCACATCATTctgaaaattttgagagaaatagaTGTAACGTTCTGTAAGTAAAATGAATTGACATGATATAATCCAATAATCTTGTGCATACACAACAATGAATAAAGAGAAAGCCCGGAAAGAGACAAGAAAAATGAATATATTTGATGGTGGTAGCAAATAAATTGAAGGAAAAATAACCAACTCAAAGTACTAGTAAATCCGTGTGAAATCTTATAAACTTCTCAAACTATTTTCACAAGTCATGGAGTCAATATGGAACATGAATATCACAATTCGAAACCGCCAAGGAATGTGCATCAACTAATCTAAACGCCTCTGATCTTATTCAATAAACATTATCGTTTTGATGACACAGCGAATTTATAGTCTTTAGTGACAGAAAATGCCCTGATATAAGGTTGGGGCAAACACTAACTGTAAATTAATCTGACACCAAAATAACTAAAAAATGAGAAATAGTTgcaactcaaaaaaaaaaaaaaaaaccatgatGTGCAAACGACTATACAGTGTCAACCCCATGAAAACTTCATAAAACTAGCTCAGAGAtttctttttcttacttttcttTTGTGTGTGGGGTGATGGAGGTGAAGGGGTTCCGTCCACCAGTGGACAAATTGTAGATATACAGTCTCTACAAATTGTAGATATACAGCCTCTACGTTCAAAACCAAAACAACTACTCACAAGCGTATGTTGGTAAACAGTATCAGGCTGATTTCATATTCGCAAATGATTTGTCATTTGCCTTTGGCTACATCTCATCGATTTGCAAGGTAAGGCTAGAAGAAGCAAATATTTCACATAAAAAATAGAGATAAAGGAAAGATACCTTATCttttgcctcatattcaacaaATTCCCGTTTCACTCTGTCGGGTGAAAACTTACTGCATGGATATAATGATGATCGTTACATGAAGTATACTAACAGATAGAAGTGAATTAGAAACGAAGCAGAGAAGATAGAAGTATAACGTTCATAAAcagcattaatatcagattgGGGATCTTTCCTTTCATCTTTATCATCTCCATCATCGCCCTCCTGTATACAATGCATTTATAAGAACTTCCATCACATCATCTTTCATTGTGGATGCGCCCAACATAAGACAGGTGTTCTTCTGTGAACCTTACTTTGGTAATGAAATAAcagaaaataaaataccaactaAAGAATATAATATAATCGAATGCAGATATGGAAATAAGTTCTACAAGAAGTCAGGTGTTTTGGCAAGGAAGCTTGTAACTGGACAAGTACACGGTTACAAAAACCAACCTCTGGAAGTTCGGTGTCAGGTGGCCTTTCTTCGAACTGTGTGCTTGGTGCATGTTGaagttttgagagattttcaagAAGCTTCGCTCTTATTGCTTCCAACAAATCCTGAGAATTTCTGTTTTCCATGTTACTAGGAGCAACGTGAAAGTATAGTCGGGGCCAAAGTACTCAATATATTCATGCTGAGGCATCTTACCATCAATCTCAATTCCAAGTGCCACTCCTGTCTGCCCAAGAAATAAAAACGTATAAGAAGCACATCAAAAATCACAAATGGACCTT
The sequence above is a segment of the Primulina tabacum isolate GXHZ01 chromosome 6, ASM2559414v2, whole genome shotgun sequence genome. Coding sequences within it:
- the LOC142548231 gene encoding gibberellin 20 oxidase 2-like; amino-acid sequence: MDSSASTLNLHPSSSHKANREKKGVLIFDTSIIEKQENFPAQFLWPHEDLAYVSQDELNEHPIDLKGFFNGDLEAISLAAKQVRVACLNHGFFQVINHGVGASAIRTAYEHMDAFFKLPLSKKLAQKRKPGDLCGYSGAHADRFSSKLPWKETFSFTYEHEHDQGLDVVDYIKSVMGEEFEDAGIVYQEYCEAMKNLSLVIFELLAISLGVDRFHFRRFFEDGVSIMRGNNYPPCKKAGLTFGTGPHFDPNSLTILHQDQVGGLEIYSDNKWRAIRPRPDAFVVNIGDTFVALSNGRYKSCLHRAVVNKDKTRRSLVFFVNPKEDKKVRPPEDLMRREETSKYPDFTWSDLRDFTQNHYRADTATLQNFVQWLRIHKPSKKTQP